The following are from one region of the Dreissena polymorpha isolate Duluth1 chromosome 2, UMN_Dpol_1.0, whole genome shotgun sequence genome:
- the LOC127868854 gene encoding peptidase inhibitor 15-A-like — MNTADLFLRSYIVAALLQCFACVLVDIRPFQRAILQAHNFYRSQEPAANMRALIWDNNLAFRAAQWTETCFFEHQRRGFGENLSYFTSTGPSLPPRTVVQRSIGLWAAERPLWGRGPQCGAACHYTQLIWATTTRVGCALSYCPLLLVGMSQMQRNAMYFACFYSPPGNIIGQLPFIPGPRCSLCERGMACVRGLCSPMPFAFRRRRSAKLSAKSEFLGIVRERSDGV; from the exons ATGAATACCGCAGACCTGTTCTTACGCAGCTACATTGTAGCAGCTCTCCTCCAGTGTTTCGCATGTGTACTAGTCGACATCCGGCCGTTCCAGAGGGCTATTCTACAGGCGCACAATTTCTACAGAAGCCAAGAACCCGCCGCTAACATGCGTGCTTTG ATTTGGGACAACAACCTCGCTTTCCGAGCAGCGCAGTGGACCGAAACGTGTTTCTTCGAACATCAGCGGCGAGGCTTCGGAGAAAACCTATCCTACTTCACAAGCACCGGGCCGTCACTTCCGCCACGTACGGTTGTGCAGCGCTCCATCGGCCTCTGGGCGGCCGAGAGACCTCTTTGGGGTCGGGGTCCACAATGCGGGGCCGCTTGCCATTATACCCAG CTGATCTGGGCAACCACGACCCGGGTAGGGTGCGCGCTGAGTTATTGCCCCTTGCTGCTGGTAGGCATGAGCCAGATGCAAAGGAACGCGATGTACTTTGCCTGCTTTTACTCGCCACC CGGTAACATCATCGGCCAACTACCCTTCATCCCGGGTCCGAGATGTTCCCTCTGTGAGCGTGGCATGGCCTGCGTCCGAGGACTGTGCTCTC CAATGCCGTTTGCATTCCGACGAAGGCGCTCGGCTAAACTGTCAGCAAAGTCGGAGTTCCTCGGAATAGTTCGTGAAAGATCGGACGGGGTTTAA